The genomic DNA TCGCCCTGCCGGACGGGACGGTGCTCCCCGTCTCCCCCGGCTACAGTGACCCGCGTCTCTATCGCTCCGTCATCTTCTTCCCCGAGGACGAGCGCGAAGCGTACACGGGCGCCCCCGCCATCTCCCGCTACCTGGAGGACCCCTCGGGCCGTTTCGTCCAGTCCGTGAAGTCCTTCCTCCACAGCGCTTCCTTCCGCGCCACGCAGATTCGCGAGCGCACCTGGCTCATCGAGGAGCTGGTGGCGCTGCTGCTGCGCCGGGTGCGCGAGGCCGCCGCGCCCCACATGGGCGGAGCCCCCGATCGCGTGGTGCTCGGCCGCCCCGCCCTCTTCACCCCGGACCCCGAGGCGGACGCGCTCGCCGAGCAGCGCCTGCGCCGGGCCGCGGAACTCGCCGGCTTCACCCACATCCAGTTCCTCATCGAGCCCATCGCCGCCGCGCTCTCCTACGAGGCCCAGCTCACCCGGGACGAGCTGGTGCTGGTGGCCGACTTCGGCGCCGGCACCACGGACCTCACCCTCATGCGGCTGGGGCCCTCGCGTCGGGGCAATCCGGACCGCAAGCCGGACGTGGTGGGCTCCACCGGCGTGCGCATCGGCGGTGACCGCTTCGACGCGGAGATCATGCGCCACGCGCTGCTGCCCCGCTTTGGCGCGGGCTCCACCTACCGGGTGCGGGGCCTGAGCGACAAGCGGCTGCCCGTGCCCCAGCACCTGATGGCCAAGCTGCTGTCCTGGCACGAGATGTCCTTCATCCGCAAGAAGGCCTCCCAGGAGGTGCTGGAGCTGATGCTCACCTCCAGCGACAAGCCCGCCGAGGCCGAGGCCCTGTATGACCTCGTCATGGACAACCTGGGCTACCGGCTCTTCCGTGCCATCGAGGCGGCCAAGGTGCGGCTGTCCTCCGAGGATGAGACGGTGCTGGAGTTCGACGAGGCGCGCATCCACCTGCGCGAGCGCATCACCCGCGCCAGCTTCGAGGCCGCCAGCGAGCCGCTCCTCCAGGAGCTGCGCCAGGTGACCGAGGGACTGCTGGAGCGCTGCGCGGGCGCCGGAGAGGTGGACGCGGTGTTCCTCACGGGCGGCTCCTCGCAGATTCCCGCCGTGCGCCGACTCTACGTCGAGCGCTTCGGCGAGCACCGGGTGCGCACCCGCGATGCCTTCACCTCCGTGGCCGAGGGCCTGGGACGGGCCGCCGCCACGCTGTAGCCAGTTCGCCGCGGCCATGCCTCCGACTCGGAGTCGTCCGCGGTGAACGGGTCCTGGTGGCCTGGGTCCAGCGCGGATCGAGCGGTCGGAGGAACTATTTTCCGGATCACCCATACTGTGGGTTGATCGTGGGTCGAGTAAGATCGAGCATTGGCCCAGTGGCGTGTCCAACTGGGCATGCTCTGGCTGCCGCACGAGTGGCGAAACTGGCAGACGCAGCGGACTTAAAATCCGCTGGCCCGAAGGGGCCGTCCGGGTTCGATCCCCGGCTCGTGCATTCCTATGTGATTGGAAGCAGTGTGCTCGAACAGTTCCTGGACGCTCTTGAGTGGGACCCCGCGCGCCACGAGGTGGGTGAAGCATCTCATGGCGGGCCGAAGCCCTCCATTTTGGGAATGGGACAAGCAACTACGGCGGGGGATGGGGACGAGTCAGCTTGCTAGCATCGCATCAATCGTGCTCAGGAGTTCGTCCAATAAAGGCGTCCATGTTTGAGGCTCGTAGCGCGGCCAGGTGCCGGGCTGTGGCGAGTCCTCAAGTACAGGGCCCATTGCTCGCATCATGGTGTGCGGCGTGCGAGCACCTCCGGGTTATCGATGCGCCAGCCGTAATTGATGGTCAGGACACTATCTGTCCCGAGTGTGACGACGGAGTGTTCGCCGAAGCCCTTCAGCCGCGGATTGGAGGACCCGCTGAGGCCTGTGCCGTAGCTGATGCGCTCCGCATGCGCCTTCAGGAAACCCACCAAGGGCTTATACCCGGAACGGAGGGCCGGATTGTGGGAGGGCAGGGGGCGGCCGATTATGGCACCATCAGATACGCCAGCACCCGCTTGCTGCCTCTACACTCGGGGCAGGCGAACGCGTCCAGCGCGAAGCTCCTGCGCAGGCGCTCGGTTCAATCCAGCCGAGGTGTGCGCTTCTTCTTCGACTCCTGCCTCGCCGTTGCATCAGGTGCCACACTCGCCTCCTCCGCTCTCTATTGGGGGACACGGACCCTCCTCGGTGTGACTCCGGGGAACATGAGACGTCGACCTGCATTTCGGGTCATGATCGGCGTGCGCACATGAGGCAAACAGGCGATCACGTCGGTCCATACAGGTTGGTGCGGCCGCTGGGCAGAGGCGGCATGGGCGAGGTCTTCACCGCGCTCCACGAGCGCATGAACCAGGTGGTTGCCCTCAAGCTCCTGTCTCCGACTGCGGCCGTTGATCCGCAACTCGTGGCTCGATTCGTCCAGGAGGCGCGGGCCCTCGCGCAATTTCAGCACCCGGGCGTGGTTCGCATCCTCCATTGCGACCGCACGGAGGATGGCACGGCCTTCCTGGCAATGGAGCACCTTGAGGGGCTGTCGCTACGCGAGTGGATGCGGCACCAGCAGGGTCCAGCGCCGAGTGAAGCCGCGCTTTCTCTGTGCCAACAGATCGCCGCGGTGATGGCCGACATCCACGCCAAGGGCATTGTTCACCGGGACCTGAAGCCGGAGAACGTGTTCCTGTGCCCCGATGCCGAGGTCACACCGGGGTACCGCGTCAAACTGCTGGATTTCGGCATCGCGAAGGTTCCACCGGAGGCGAATGCCTGGGGCGATACGCAGGTGCACACTGCGGCGCCCGTTTTCCTGGGCACGGCTATGTACATGGCTCCTGAGCAGTGCCGGAACGCGGCGGAGGTGGATGGCGGCGCGGACGTCTACGCCCTGGGGGTACTGCTCTTCGAACTCCTCGCCGGTCGGCCGCCGTTCGTCTCAGACGACGTAGTCGATTTGATTTCGATGCACATACGCGCTGAGCCGCCGCCGTTGCGCGAACTGGCTCCGGCCGTTCCGGGTGCGCTGTCCTCATTGGTCGCCTCCATGCTGGCCAAGGAATCGGCGTCCCGTCCGACAATGCGCCGCTGCCAGGATATGCTCGGACGGCGACCCTGGCAGAGCGAACGGGATGAGTGTCCAGTGCCAGGGCTCGCGTCCTTCACCGAAGCGTATGCCGAGCTGTTCTTCGGTCGTAAGACGGAGATTTCCACCGTCCTGCGTCTTCTGGATGAGGTGCGGTCCGGCGAACGCCGATGGGTGCAAGTCGAGGGATCGAGCGGGGTAGGGAAATCGTCGTTGGTACAGGCTGGCGTCCTTCCGCGCTTGAAGGAGAGCTCCTCGCAGCTCGCTCCCTCCTGGAGGGTCGCGGTCCTTCGCCCGTCGTACGATCCGGTGCATCAACTTGCCGTGGCCGTGTGTGATGCGCTCGCCGGAAGCAACTTCACCTACTCGGCTCTGGAGTTGGAGCGTGCGCTGCGCGCCGATGTTCGCGCGCTTTCGGAGATAGTGAGCGCGTACACGCCTCCGCAGGGTCGTTTCCTGCTGGTGATCGAGCAAATGGAGGAACTCGTCACGCTGGGGGGCGCGGATTGTTTGGGGATTGACGGGTGGGTGGAGACAGCACTCGCCGCGCCTGATGCACCCCTGCGGTTGCTCACGACGATTCGGAGCGACTTCATCCACCGGCTGGAGCAGATGCCGCGGATGGCGGCGCGGCTCAACCAGGCTGCGCGCTATCTCCTCCGACCGATGGAAGAGGCGGCGCTGACGCAGGTCATCGAGGGAATGGCCCAGCGCGTCGGGCTGCGGCTCTCCGAGGGGCTGTCGGTGCGGATGGTTCGTGACGCAAGGAGCGAAGGAAGCCAGCTCCTGCTGCTTGGCCAATCTCTCCGCGCGTTGTGGTCCCTGCGTAGCGGCGCCCAGCTGACCCATGAGCGATACGAGCAGATCGGTGGAGTCGGCGGAGCCCTGGCACAGCAGGCGGAACGGTTGCTCGACGGGCTCGGCTCCCAGGGACGTGAACGCGCGAAGTGGATTCTCCTGGACCTCGTGCAGGTTGGCCGCGGTGTCCCAGACACGCGGCGGCCCCGCACCCGGCGAGAGGTGCTCAAGGCCGGCGGGGGAGACGCGTTGTCGTTAGAGGTCTTGATGCGGCTCTCCGGCATGCGGACAGGGACTCGGGACGACGCGGAGGAGGGGCTCCGGCTCATCGTGCTCTCTGCCGGAGATGGGCCCGCGGAGCAGCGTGTGGACTTGATACACGAGTCGCTCCTGCAGCAGGTTCCGTCACTCGCGGATTGGATCGGGAGCGAGCGCGTCTTGCTTGAGCGGCAGGCGGATCTGGAGATCGCCGCGCAATCGTGGGAGCACGCCGGGTGCCCGACGGAAGGGTTGCCTTCCGGCTCGTTGCTCGCGCACTACGGGGATGCGGCCGGTCCATCCTCCCGACGCGGTCCTCCCCCATGCCGCGGGGTGAGCGAGCGTGCCTCCTGCTTCCTCACCGCCGCGCGAGGACTTGAGCACCGTCGTGTCCGGCTCAAGCGGGGACTGGCGCTCGCGGCGATGGCCGCGGTGCTGGCCATCTCCTTCAGCGCGCTCAGCGCCTACCGCGAGTGGCGGCGAGCTCAAGAAAATCTCCAGCGCATCGTTCTCGCCACGCACCAGTTCGTCTCCGACGCCGACTGGAAGCTTGGCAGGGTCGCTCATACGCTCGAGGTGCGGCGGGCCATGCTGCACAAGATAGACGAGAATCTGGCGTCTCTCCCGCACGCGGACCGTCAACTCCCCGAGGTTCGCGAGGCAATCATCGCAACGAAGCATCGACTCGGGGATTTTGCCTTTCAGAACGAATCGCTCGCTCGGGCCGAAGGCTTCCTGGATGCCGCAGCCGTGGAGATCCAGAAGGGGCTGGACGCTCGACCGGAGGATGAGGAACTCAAGCTGCTCCGGGCGCTGAACCACTCCAAGCTCGGGAAGATCGTGCTGGCCCGGGGCAAGCTCGACAAGGCTCGCGGCCATTTCGCTGATGCGCTCGCATTCCTGAATCGGTCGCCGGACCACGTCGATGATGACTATCGGCGGACCCTGGCGACGAGCTATTCGGAGCAAGGCGAGCTCGACCTGGCGTCCGGAGCTGCCGAAGCTGTCGAGCGGTACGACCGAGCCGTCGCTCTGTTCGAAGAAAATGCCCGGAGTGGTAATGCGTACGAGCAAGCACTCCTCGCCGATGCGCTGTGCTGGCGCGCGGAGGCACTCCATCATGCGGGAAGACTCCCGGAGGCCGCGGCTGATCTCGAGCGTGCGCTCGGTCTTGCTCGCAGGCTGAATGAAGTGGAGGCGGGAAACGAGTTCATCCGGTGGATCCTCGCTCGAGCTTACCTCGGGTCGGCCTCGGTGGAGGCGGCCCGTGGTGGGCCTCAGGCGGACGACCGATATCGTGCGGCGGAGGAGCTGGGGCGGGGTCTTGTCCGCGGCGAGCGAACCAACAAGCGCTATGGCCTCGTCCTGACCCAGAGTCTGTTGGAGCACGAGGCGTTGCTGAGTGGTCGGGGAGCGGCCGCTCAGGCCCGTTCACTGCACGACGAACGCTGTGGGTTGGTCAGCGCATTCGTGGGGATGGATGGCGAGGACCACCGGTTTGACCGGTTCGTCTGCCCTGGGCCCCCTCTCCCCCAAGAAACCGGACAGTGATGTGAGTCCATGGGGGGCTTTGTGCGCTGGAACCCTGGGGATACCCCGTACAAGCCCCTGGCGTGTCGTTGAGCTGGCGCTCGCGAAAAAAAGTCTGACCCCGCGCGCGATCCGTCCGCGAATGGCGTCCTAGGGAATGGAGCCGGAATCCCAACGGATGAACACGGACATGATCGACGCCTACCTGATTGCTCGCGAGGAGACACCGCGTGCACGGCGGTTGCCCGCGCGAAGGGCGCTGTGGAAGGGTCGCCTGGGGATGAGCCGCAATGTGTGGTCGAAGGTTGCTGTAGAGGAGTTGATCCGCCGGGCCCGTGGGGGGGACAAGGCCGCGCTGGAGGAACTCTTCCGGCGCTACCAACGCAAGTTGGTGAATTGGGCCTCGCGGAGCGCTCCTCAGCCGCCACCGGGTGGGGCGCGCGCCTCGGACATCGCGCAGGACACGGCGCTGCGCGCGTTCGACAAGTTCTCCACGTTTAGTGGGACGACGGAGGCCGAGCTGCTGACGTGGCTCAAGCGCATCCTCGCAAACCAAGCCGTGCAGTTGGCCCGGGGAGCGCGGCGGAAGAAGCGCTCCGCTGAGAGCACCGTGCCGCTGGACAGCGCCGAGGCCGAGGCAACCCCTTCCCGCGGGAAGAGTCCAAGTCAGGTTGTTTTCGAGCGGGAAGCGTGGCACCAGCTCCTCATCTACCTCTATGAGCTCCCCGAGGAGCAGCAGGAGGCCATCAAGCTCTGTCACCTGGACGAGCTCCCGGTCGTAGAGGTGGCGCGCCGGATGGGGAAGACGCAAGCATCGGTGGCGGGGTTGCTCCTGCGGGGCCTGCGGTCCTTGAGGGCTCGAATGCAGGAGGGTGCTGCCGGCACCAGCTCGGACGCGACGCGAGCCGCGCTGCTGACGTACCTGCAGAAGCGCGATGCCGGGGAGAAGGTGGACCCGGAGGCCTTCATTGCAGCCTACCCAGACTGCGCCGACGAGTTGAGGGCGAAGTTGGCGTTGCTGGGTCGCATCCGCGATCTGCGTCCGAAGCCGCCCCCGGGGGCGCGGGCGGGTCAACGGACGAAAAAGACATGATGGGGAGCGCGGCGATGCGTGTCGGAGAATATGTCCTTGCCCGCCGGGTGGCGTCCGGAGCCACGTGCGATGTGTATCAGGGGTACCACGCGGTCACCGGGCAAGCCGTGGCGGTGAAGATGCTCTCCCCCAGCCTCTGCTCGGACGAGGAGGTGGGAGGGCGCTTCCTCAATGAAGCGCAGGCGCTCCAGCAGCTGCGTCATGAGCACTTGGTCCAGGCCGTCACCTCGGGAGTTCTACCTACGGGACAGCCCTTCCTCGTCTTGGAATGGCTTCCCGGAGATCTGCATCGACTGCTCAAGCGCGCCGGAGGTCAGCTCCCGGTTCAGGCCGCCACCCGTGTCGCCGCGCAGCTCGGCGCCGCGCTCGCGTTCCTGCATGGCTCCCGGATCTTTCACCGCGACCTGAAGCCTGCCAACGTCTTGGTGGCCACCGATAACCTTGCGATCATCGAGATCAAGCTCGCGGATCTCGGACTGGCCAAGATCCCGCGAGAGGAGGGGCATGAAGGGGGGGAGGGGCTCGCTGCCTCTGCCATCTCGACGGCCAAGCGCGCCCTCCTGGGAACTTGGGACTACATGGCCCCGGAGCAGTGGGTGCAATCCAAGACCGCGGGTGGACCCGCGGATGTGTACGCGCTCGGCATTCTCCTGTTCCAGATGTTGGCGGGCAGGCTGCCATTCGTCGCCGAGCAGCAGAAGGATCTGATGTATCTGCACCTCCTGGAGAAGCCCCCACTCGAGCTGCTGGAGGGCTTGGCTCCACAGGCTACCCGCGACCTGATTGCAGGAATGCTGCACAAGAAACCGCTGGAGCGACCGGCGATGCGCGAGGTCGCTCGGCAGCTGGCGGACACACCTCTCATGTAGCCCGGACTCCTCGGGTCTCCACACTTCAGCCTGGATGACATGAACACGATACATGCCGTGCTTTGCCTCGATGTGGATGCTTCTGTCGCGGACGACGACATCCTGCCCCTTCTTCCTCCGGCACGGAGGGAGCTGAAATTCCTGCGCCTGAGCACCTTCACTACCCAGGGGCCGAAAGGAAAGCGACCAACGTCCAGCCCTGTGGACTGGATCGCGCTCGCGAACGCCGTCTCTCAGCTGGCGAGCGAGGCGCGCTCACTCAGGGACTCCTCCTCCTCGCCCGTGGAGTTCTTCATCGTGGGCTTGGCTCCGTTGCCGCTCTTCGTTCTCCTGGGGGCCGAGCTCTCTGCGTGGGCGAAACCTCAGACGTTCCTCAACGTTCGAAAGGATACCACGTGGGATGTCCTGAGGTTGGATGACAAGCTCCCGGATGGGGTTCGCTACTTTGACACGGTGAGCGGGCTGAGTGATGTGCCTTCGGAGGCGAATGGCCTGGTGGGGATCTTCATCTCAACTCAAGCCATGCTGCCGCGCGACGCCGTACGTGATTTCTTGAGGGCGCAGGGAAATGGGATCGCCGGCGTGGTCGAATGCCGGAACAGCACCAGCACGCCCGTGGACGCCGCTCATGCACCCGCGATCGCGGAGGAGTTGGTGCGGGTGCTGGCCGCCACCCGGCGTGCGTATCCCAATCATTCGGGCCTGGCGCTCTTCGTCTCGGGACCGGCGTCGCTCGCGTTCATGGCGGGTCGGGCCTTCAACCCAAGGGCGATGGGAAGCGCGTGGGTGGCCAGCTATGCACCGCCCGGATACGAGCTGGCGTTCACCTTGCCATGGAAGCCCGCTTTGCGGGTGGTGGAGTTGCGCCGTGGACCGAAGCAGGAGCAGGCGCGTCAGAAGGTCCTGCTGGCGGTGTTGGCAGGCGCCCGGAAATTGAAGGACACCCTCCAACTCGGGGATCTCCCGCCGTTCCTCGCGCCGTCCGCGGGGGAAATGCTCCTGACACGTCTCCACCAGTTGACGATCGCCGATGAACCGGAGGGGGATGAGACGCGCCTGAGCGTCGGGCAGCGGCGGCTGACTTTCGGGCGCGGGCTGCTCGAAGGCATGCGCCAGCTGGACGAGCGCTACCGGGAGCCCTTGGCCCTGCAGTATCTGCTGCATGAGCTCTTCCACTTCGATCAGGAGCTGACCTCCCAGAACTACCGTGGCGTCGGACGTGGGGGCTTCGCCTTGGAGGAGGTGGATTACTGGGCGGACATCCTGGCTATTGGCACGCTGACGAGCTGGCGGATGAGAGAGGGTGGCCCACAACTCCAGCGCGAGCCTGGAAGGGTTCTCGCCGAAGAGCTCGACGTGAGCCTTCGGGGCATCGAGACCTTCGAT from Melittangium boletus DSM 14713 includes the following:
- a CDS encoding protein kinase domain-containing protein, whose amino-acid sequence is MRQTGDHVGPYRLVRPLGRGGMGEVFTALHERMNQVVALKLLSPTAAVDPQLVARFVQEARALAQFQHPGVVRILHCDRTEDGTAFLAMEHLEGLSLREWMRHQQGPAPSEAALSLCQQIAAVMADIHAKGIVHRDLKPENVFLCPDAEVTPGYRVKLLDFGIAKVPPEANAWGDTQVHTAAPVFLGTAMYMAPEQCRNAAEVDGGADVYALGVLLFELLAGRPPFVSDDVVDLISMHIRAEPPPLRELAPAVPGALSSLVASMLAKESASRPTMRRCQDMLGRRPWQSERDECPVPGLASFTEAYAELFFGRKTEISTVLRLLDEVRSGERRWVQVEGSSGVGKSSLVQAGVLPRLKESSSQLAPSWRVAVLRPSYDPVHQLAVAVCDALAGSNFTYSALELERALRADVRALSEIVSAYTPPQGRFLLVIEQMEELVTLGGADCLGIDGWVETALAAPDAPLRLLTTIRSDFIHRLEQMPRMAARLNQAARYLLRPMEEAALTQVIEGMAQRVGLRLSEGLSVRMVRDARSEGSQLLLLGQSLRALWSLRSGAQLTHERYEQIGGVGGALAQQAERLLDGLGSQGRERAKWILLDLVQVGRGVPDTRRPRTRREVLKAGGGDALSLEVLMRLSGMRTGTRDDAEEGLRLIVLSAGDGPAEQRVDLIHESLLQQVPSLADWIGSERVLLERQADLEIAAQSWEHAGCPTEGLPSGSLLAHYGDAAGPSSRRGPPPCRGVSERASCFLTAARGLEHRRVRLKRGLALAAMAAVLAISFSALSAYREWRRAQENLQRIVLATHQFVSDADWKLGRVAHTLEVRRAMLHKIDENLASLPHADRQLPEVREAIIATKHRLGDFAFQNESLARAEGFLDAAAVEIQKGLDARPEDEELKLLRALNHSKLGKIVLARGKLDKARGHFADALAFLNRSPDHVDDDYRRTLATSYSEQGELDLASGAAEAVERYDRAVALFEENARSGNAYEQALLADALCWRAEALHHAGRLPEAAADLERALGLARRLNEVEAGNEFIRWILARAYLGSASVEAARGGPQADDRYRAAEELGRGLVRGERTNKRYGLVLTQSLLEHEALLSGRGAAAQARSLHDERCGLVSAFVGMDGEDHRFDRFVCPGPPLPQETGQ
- a CDS encoding RNA polymerase sigma factor; protein product: MNTDMIDAYLIAREETPRARRLPARRALWKGRLGMSRNVWSKVAVEELIRRARGGDKAALEELFRRYQRKLVNWASRSAPQPPPGGARASDIAQDTALRAFDKFSTFSGTTEAELLTWLKRILANQAVQLARGARRKKRSAESTVPLDSAEAEATPSRGKSPSQVVFEREAWHQLLIYLYELPEEQQEAIKLCHLDELPVVEVARRMGKTQASVAGLLLRGLRSLRARMQEGAAGTSSDATRAALLTYLQKRDAGEKVDPEAFIAAYPDCADELRAKLALLGRIRDLRPKPPPGARAGQRTKKT
- a CDS encoding Hsp70 family protein, with protein sequence MPDCGLDFGTSNTALALPDGTVLPVSPGYSDPRLYRSVIFFPEDEREAYTGAPAISRYLEDPSGRFVQSVKSFLHSASFRATQIRERTWLIEELVALLLRRVREAAAPHMGGAPDRVVLGRPALFTPDPEADALAEQRLRRAAELAGFTHIQFLIEPIAAALSYEAQLTRDELVLVADFGAGTTDLTLMRLGPSRRGNPDRKPDVVGSTGVRIGGDRFDAEIMRHALLPRFGAGSTYRVRGLSDKRLPVPQHLMAKLLSWHEMSFIRKKASQEVLELMLTSSDKPAEAEALYDLVMDNLGYRLFRAIEAAKVRLSSEDETVLEFDEARIHLRERITRASFEAASEPLLQELRQVTEGLLERCAGAGEVDAVFLTGGSSQIPAVRRLYVERFGEHRVRTRDAFTSVAEGLGRAAATL
- a CDS encoding serine/threonine-protein kinase, with the translated sequence MMGSAAMRVGEYVLARRVASGATCDVYQGYHAVTGQAVAVKMLSPSLCSDEEVGGRFLNEAQALQQLRHEHLVQAVTSGVLPTGQPFLVLEWLPGDLHRLLKRAGGQLPVQAATRVAAQLGAALAFLHGSRIFHRDLKPANVLVATDNLAIIEIKLADLGLAKIPREEGHEGGEGLAASAISTAKRALLGTWDYMAPEQWVQSKTAGGPADVYALGILLFQMLAGRLPFVAEQQKDLMYLHLLEKPPLELLEGLAPQATRDLIAGMLHKKPLERPAMREVARQLADTPLM
- a CDS encoding SAVED domain-containing protein, with translation MNTIHAVLCLDVDASVADDDILPLLPPARRELKFLRLSTFTTQGPKGKRPTSSPVDWIALANAVSQLASEARSLRDSSSSPVEFFIVGLAPLPLFVLLGAELSAWAKPQTFLNVRKDTTWDVLRLDDKLPDGVRYFDTVSGLSDVPSEANGLVGIFISTQAMLPRDAVRDFLRAQGNGIAGVVECRNSTSTPVDAAHAPAIAEELVRVLAATRRAYPNHSGLALFVSGPASLAFMAGRAFNPRAMGSAWVASYAPPGYELAFTLPWKPALRVVELRRGPKQEQARQKVLLAVLAGARKLKDTLQLGDLPPFLAPSAGEMLLTRLHQLTIADEPEGDETRLSVGQRRLTFGRGLLEGMRQLDERYREPLALQYLLHELFHFDQELTSQNYRGVGRGGFALEEVDYWADILAIGTLTSWRMREGGPQLQREPGRVLAEELDVSLRGIETFDRMEHGERIGDLLERRLRRYLIWALHHARAKTLRHDTGIWKVLGERLIVELAPLRGRFDTVHDKVIIEALPDTELFVVWGRRLMRLHRRPGFEPAALVDIVRTFDQSLLLKMMEYVAEKEHAVLTPWV